A region from the Triticum aestivum cultivar Chinese Spring chromosome 3D, IWGSC CS RefSeq v2.1, whole genome shotgun sequence genome encodes:
- the LOC123079690 gene encoding 50S ribosomal protein L17 has translation MGKFRKLGRHAAHRVSMLRTMVSQLVKHERIETTVAKAKEVRRKADQMVQLGKDGTLDAARRASAFVRGDDVVHKLFTELAYRYKDRAGGYTRLLRTRIRIGDAAPMAYIEFVDRENELREAKPATPPPPQRVPLDPWAKSRASQQWAGPKVTMNPKSEGL, from the exons ATGGGCAAGTTCCGCAAGCTCGGGCGCCACGCTGCGCACCGCGTGTCCATGCTCAG GACGATGGTGTCGCAGCTGGTGAAGCACGAGCGCATCGAGACCACCGTCGCCAAG GCGAAGGAGGTGCGGCGCAAGGCGGATCAGATGGTGCAGCTCGGCAAAGAT GGTACACTGGATGCAGCAAGACGTGCTTCTGCTTTTGTTCGCGGAGATGATGTTGTCCATAAGCTATTCACAGAGCTGGCCTACCGCTATAA AGATCGAGCAGGTGGATATACAAGACTTTTGCGAACTAGGATACGAATAGGCGATGCAGCACCAATGGCATACATTGA GTTTGTGGACAGAGAGAACGAGCTCCGGGAGGCCAAACCtgcaacgccgccgccgcctcagcggGTTCCACTTGATCCATGGGCCAAGTCTCGTGCCAGCCAACAATGGGCGGGACCGAAAGTTACCATGAACCCCAAGTCAGAAGGCTTATGA
- the LOC123079689 gene encoding pentatricopeptide repeat-containing protein At5g42450, mitochondrial, giving the protein MPYRDVVAATAAIGALARGGRHRDAVALFSRVLADGVPAPNEFTFGTVLRSATALRDPRVGAQLHACAAKSGLSSIVFVGSALVDHYAKMGAMREAQGALGDTSEPNVVSYTALIAGFLKNGMPEKALRLFRCMPEKNVVSWNAMIGGCSQAGLSEEAVGLFREMCREGARPNESTFPCVLTSVANAGALGVARSVHASAIKHLGRLDVYIGNSLVSCYARCGSLEDSVLVFTNMERKNVVSWNALICGYAQNGRGEEALAAHKRMIATGLKADNVTLLGLLFGCNHAGLVDEGYSLFKTAQREQPGILKPEHYACVVDLLSRAKRFDDAKRFLEDLPFEPGLGFWKSMIGGCLIHWNKDLAESVANRIHALDPDDTSSYILLSNVYSAVGSWESASMIRRQIKEKGLKRITGCSWIEVQDKAHVFFNGDSKHPQSDEIYKMLEVCLDTGEDEHCLAV; this is encoded by the coding sequence atgccgtACCGGGACGTGGTCGCGGCGACGGCGGCCATCGGCGCGCTCGCACGCGGCGGCCGGCACCGCGACGCCGTGGCGCTCTTCTCCCGCGTGCTCGCGGACGGCGTCCCGGCGCCAAACGAGTTCACCTTCGGCACGGTCCTCCGGTCGGCCACCGCGCTGCGCGACCCGCGCGTCGGCGCGCAGCTCCACGCCTGCGCCGCCAAGTCCGGCCTCTCCTCCATCGTCTTCGTGGGCAGCGCCCTCGTCGACCACTACGCCAAGATGGGCGCCATGAGGGAGGCCCAGGGCGCGCTCGGGGACACCAGCGAGCCCAACGTCGTCTCCTACACCGCGCTCATCGCCGGGTTCTTGAAGAACGGGATGCCCGAGAAGGCCCTCCGGCTGTTCCGGTGCATGCCGGAGAAGAATGTGGTCTCCTGGAACGCGATGATCGGCGGGTGCAGCCAGGCGGGGCTCAGCGAGGAGGCCGTCGGCCTGTTCCGGGAGATGTGTCGAGAGGGCGCCAGGCCGAACGAGAGCACGTTTCCCTGCGTGCTCACCTCTGTTGCCAACGCAGGGGCGCTTGGCGTCGCGAGAAGCGTCCATGCGTCGGCCATCAAGCACTTGGGCAGGCTCGACGTTTACATCGGCAATTCTCTCGTCAGTTGCTATGCCAGGTGCGGTAGCTTGGAGGACAGTGTGCTGGTCTTCACAAACATGGAGCGGAAGAATGTGGTCTCCTGGAACGCTCTGATCTGTGGGTATGCACAAAATGGGAGAGGGGAGGAAGCTTTGGCTGCCCACAAGAGGATGATAGCAACGGGCTTGAAGGCAGATAATGTCACTCTTCTAGGATTGCTGTTCGGTTGCAACCATGCCGGTCTGGTCGACGAGGGTTATTCGTTGTTCAAGACAGCCCAGAGAGAGCAACCCGGCATATTGAAGCCTGAGCATTACGCTTGTGTTGTGGACCTCCTCTCTCGTGCCAAACGATTCGATGACGCCAAGAGGTTTCTTGAGGACCTTCCGTTTGAGCCAGGCCTTGGGTTCTGGAAGTCAATGATAGGAGGGTGCCTGATTCACTGGAACAAGGACCTCGCTGAGAGCGTCGCCAACCGTATTCATGCACTTGATCCAGACGACACTTCTTCATACATCCTTCTCTCTAATGTTTATTCTGCAGTTGGAAGCTGGGAGAGTGCGTCAATGATCAGGAGACAGATTAAGGAGAAGGGGCTCAAGAGGATCACTGGCTGCAGCTGGATTGAGGTCCAGGACAAGGCCCATGTCTTCTTCAATGGAGACTCTAAACATCCTCAGAGTGATGAAATTTACAAGATGCTTGAGGTTTGCCTGGATACTGGTGAAGATGAACACTGCCTTGCAGTATGA
- the LOC123079691 gene encoding histone H2B.5, which produces MAPKAEKKPAAEKKPVETEKKPKAEKRVPGKDGGADKKKKKAKKSVETYKIYIFKVLKQVHPDIGISSKAMSIMNSFINDIFEKLAGESAKLARYNKKPTITSREIQTAVRLVLPGELAKHAVSEGTKAVTKFTSS; this is translated from the coding sequence atggcgcccaaggccGAGAAGAAGCCCGCCGCGGAGAAGAAGCCGGTGGAGacggagaagaagcccaaggccgagAAGCGCGTGCCCGGCAAGGACGGCGGcgccgacaagaagaagaagaaggccaagaagagcgTCGAGACGTACAAGATCTACATCTTCAAGGTGCTCAAGCAGGTGCACCCCGACATCGGCATCTCCTCCAAGGCCATGTCcatcatgaactccttcatcaacgaCATCTTCGAGAAGCTCGCCGGCGAGTCGGCCAAGCTCGCCCGCTACAACAAGAAGCCCACCATCACCTCCAGGGAGATCCAGACCGCCGTGCGTCTCGTCCTCCCCGGCGAGCTCGCCAAGCACGCCGTCTCCGAGGGCACCAAGGCCgtcaccaagttcacctcctcTTAG